From a single Rutidosis leptorrhynchoides isolate AG116_Rl617_1_P2 chromosome 5, CSIRO_AGI_Rlap_v1, whole genome shotgun sequence genomic region:
- the LOC139849300 gene encoding uncharacterized protein, translating into MTGELEVIHERRELKSVQDETWELFTNGASCTEGAGVGLVLTSPSGEGHTYALHFNFDVTNNEAEYVALLAGLNIGKKMKITKLRAYTDFQLVANQFNGSFEAHELSMQKYLKIVQEAAEAFEYFELSQFPRNQNKKADALSKIAALTFSNFQKQVWVKELPSKSIDGGLVIAAIDEMQPNWMNPIVEKLRNNVLPEDKHEARLVREIALMYVMDYDVLYRKSFTGPLMRCLGPAEAVLIVEEVHSGFSALHSGYKTIAAKIMRMGYFWPSVQVRNFVWEYIVYRFGIPRELVSDNGAQIATFKTWCEDLNIIQKFTSVAHPQANGLCEVTNHHIVSRIKKRLNEKRMGWVDELSNVLGGHRTTFKKSNGERPFSLVYGFEAVISAAILVPTYRIANFDEEANNEALCENLNFIEERKLMA; encoded by the exons ATGACTGGTGAATTAGAAGTAATTCACGAGAGAAGAGAATTAAAGTCTGTTCAAGATGAAACATGGGAATTATTTACTAATGGTGCATCGTGTACAGAGGGCGCAGGTGTTGGTCTTGTATTAACAAGCCCAAGTGGTGAAGGACATACGTATGCGCTGCATTTTAATTTTGATGTCACAAATAATGAGGCCGAATATGTGGCGCTACTCGCTGGTTTAAATATTGGAAAAAAGATGAAAATTACAAAACTTCGAGCATATACTGATTTTCAGTTGGTAGCAAATCAATTCAATGGTTCATTTGAAGCGCATGAGTTATCAATGCAAAAGTACTTAAAGATAGTTCAGGAAGCAGCAGAAGCGTTTGAATATTTCGAGCTCTCGCAATTTCCAAGGAATCAAAATAAAAAAGCAGATGCACTAAGTAAGATTGCTGCTTTAACTTTTTCGAACTTTCAAAAACAAGTTTGGGTAAAAGAGTTACCAAGCAAATCAATTGACGGCGGACTAGTTATAGCGGCAATTGATGAAATGCAGCCAAATTGGATGAATCCCATTGTTGAAAAGTTGCGGAACAATGTGTTACCAGAAGATAAACACGAAGCTCGCTTAGTTCGAGAAATAGCGCTGATGTATGTAATGGATTACGATGTGTTGTACCGAAAATCTTTCACTGGTCCATTAATGCGATGTTTGGGGCCAGCGGAAGCGGTGTTAATTGTGGAAGAAGTTCACAGTGGCTTTTCTGCGCTTCATTCGGGATACAAGACTATAGCAGCTAAAATTATGCGAATGGGTTATTTTTGGCCAA gtgtgcaagtgcgaaattttgtttGGGAATATATCGTGTATCGATTTGGCATTCCTCGCGAGCTTGTTAGCGACAATGGTGCGCAGATAGCAACATTCAAAACATGGTGTGAAGATTTGAATATTATTCAAAAATTTACATCAGTCGCGCATCCGCAAGCTAATGGCTTATGCGAAGTCACCAACCATCATATTGTTAGCAGAATTAAAAAGCGATTGAATGAAAAGCGAATGGGATGGGTTGATGAGCTTTCTAATGTGCTGGGGGGTCATCGCACAACCTTTAAAAAGAGTAATGGCGAAAGACCTTTTAGTTTGGTGTATGGTTTTGAAGCCGTAATTTCCGCTGCAATCCTTGTACCTACATACAGAATCGCTAATTTTGATGAGGAGGCGAATAATGAGGCTTTGTGTGAAAATTTGAATTTTATTGAAGAACGCAAGCTGATGGCCTAA